One Micromonospora craniellae genomic region harbors:
- a CDS encoding FhaA domain-containing protein has protein sequence MSSGPEEEPVSVLQRFEKRLEGLVEGAFAKVFKGVVHPVEILNAMQREAEAHKAILAGGRTLVPNRYVIDLSPYDHSRLAPYAAALAQELAQSQAEFIGEQAWTVYGDVIVEIERGEGLDTGMFRVTAEVYTGGEVAPVSAPGGGYDAGPPGYPSYDQGGGYGPPPGHGGGRNVRLVSGDGRTYPLQMGSTVIGRGDQANLRLPDVGISRRHARLDFDGGQVVLTDLGSTNGTMVNGQRVSAVALNPGDMIQLGTTTLTFRVDG, from the coding sequence ATGTCCTCGGGACCCGAGGAGGAGCCGGTGAGCGTGCTGCAACGCTTCGAGAAGCGTCTGGAAGGCCTGGTCGAGGGGGCCTTCGCCAAGGTCTTCAAGGGGGTCGTGCACCCCGTGGAGATCCTCAACGCCATGCAGCGGGAGGCCGAGGCGCACAAGGCCATCCTGGCCGGTGGGCGCACGTTGGTGCCGAACCGCTACGTGATCGATCTCTCGCCCTACGACCACAGTCGGTTGGCGCCGTACGCCGCCGCGCTGGCCCAGGAGTTGGCCCAGTCGCAGGCGGAGTTCATCGGCGAGCAGGCCTGGACGGTCTACGGCGACGTGATCGTCGAGATCGAGCGCGGTGAAGGGCTGGACACCGGCATGTTCCGGGTCACCGCCGAGGTCTACACCGGTGGCGAGGTCGCTCCGGTCTCGGCGCCCGGCGGCGGGTACGACGCCGGTCCGCCCGGATACCCCTCGTACGACCAGGGCGGCGGCTACGGCCCCCCGCCGGGTCACGGCGGTGGCCGCAACGTCCGGCTGGTCTCCGGCGACGGCCGCACCTACCCGCTCCAGATGGGCTCGACCGTGATCGGTCGGGGCGACCAGGCCAACCTGCGCCTGCCCGACGTCGGCATCTCCCGGCGACACGCCCGGCTGGACTTCGACGGCGGCCAGGTCGTGCTGACCGATCTCGGCTCGACCAACGGCACGATGGTCAACGGCCAGCGGGTCTCCGCCGTCGCGCTGAACCCCGGCGACATGATCCAGCTCGGTACGACCACCCTGACCTTCCGCGTGGACGGCTGA
- a CDS encoding FHA domain-containing protein FhaB/FipA, producing the protein MPELVITVARFGFLVLLWIFVFTVVGVIRRDLFAGARSGRLVAAPRAVGASTGQATAKPAKVKRGRAAHQLVVTAGQLAGTRITLGEAQITIGRAEDSTLVITDDYASARHARLVPRDGQWFVEDMGSTNGTYLDRAKVTGPTPVPLGVPIRIGRTSLELRP; encoded by the coding sequence TTGCCGGAACTCGTCATCACCGTTGCCCGGTTCGGATTCCTCGTTTTGCTGTGGATCTTCGTGTTCACGGTGGTCGGCGTCATCCGTCGGGACCTGTTCGCGGGGGCCCGTTCGGGTCGGCTGGTGGCCGCGCCCCGGGCGGTCGGCGCGTCGACCGGCCAGGCGACGGCGAAGCCGGCGAAGGTGAAGCGGGGACGGGCGGCACACCAACTGGTAGTGACCGCAGGACAGTTGGCCGGCACCAGGATCACGTTGGGCGAGGCGCAGATAACCATCGGCCGGGCCGAGGACTCCACCCTCGTCATCACCGACGACTACGCCTCCGCGCGACACGCCCGGCTCGTACCGCGCGACGGGCAGTGGTTCGTCGAGGACATGGGTTCGACTAACGGGACGTACCTCGATCGCGCTAAGGTCACCGGACCGACCCCCGTTCCCCTCGGCGTGCCGATCCGGATCGGCCGCACCTCTCTCGAATTACGGCCATGA